tgtcattcaccgcgtgcaaagagttattccacatcgatctgacctttcatttccatcataataatttttaatttcttcagtatgattttcaactcTTCTCAAGCTGGAtcgagtttgacagttctttgttatttgatgaaaatcatgtgttgaaactgaaacatcattttgaaatgaatacaccatttgacagttgttgaaaaacatcttggatgcggtgaatgataatgtgcacattcgaaagtggcttggaaaaccctgtaaaacattttcaattatcAAATCAAACCACGGGCAAGAAGCAATGCCATATTGTTCGGTAAAAAACGATGGAAGCAGCccgttgaagtgttgaaaatcatgctgaataaattaaaaagtattatgatggaaatgaaatgtccaATCGATGTAGAATAACTTTTTGCAAGCAGGTggataacaatgtttacatttgaaagtgacttggaaaaccctgtaaaggtTTTTAGCTTCAGCCTACATAGTTCAATCATGCATAAGCAAACCTGATCAAAATTGTGTCAAATCAGCGTCTGTTTACATTTGTTTCAGGCTTAACTAATTTCTACTGTCAACTGTCAAGCTCCATGTCAAAAAAATACTTATATCGTAAAACTTTCCAATAATAGAAATGCTTTTACGGTTTTCTGTTGTACCGTATCCATTTTCTTATTAGCTAATTAGCTAAATAgcaattttcaaattatttgttGACAAATGATCCTGATGCTGTCATCCGTAACAACAAGGCCAGGCGTGATATTTGCCAAATAAAGTCAAATCTAACACAGCCAGGACCGgcccaaaaagaaaaaaatgattccattaaaaactcgttataaagGTTGTTTATTTGGGCCGTTTAAGCCCATACTCATCAGTTTTGCAGGATTCCAATTGGTTTCAGCAACTCTATTGGAATGCCCCACAGAAGGAATTTTGAGTGATTGCTCACGTCGTTCCGTCAGTCTACTGTGGTCTTCACAAAAGCCTCATTGAAGCTCCTGTACGAAGGCACAGTACAAAAGCTAGACCATTAACAATGCCTTTGAAGCGTTGCAAGTGAAAAGGTTAACACAACCGTGTAACAGTTCAACCCTTACCTTCCAGCCGCAGCTGCTGCAGATGAGTTTCGAGCGGCTTGAGCGCCCGCAGCGGCACGTACTCGAAGTAGTTCTTCCGCAGATCGAGCCGGGTCAGGGCGCGCAGCGTCCGGAACGCGTCTGACGCCACCGTGATCAGCCGGTTGCCGTTCAGGTACAGCTCCTGCAGCGCCCCCAGATGGCGCAGCGCGTTCTTGTGGATGCGCTCGAGCTGGTTGGCGGACGCGTCGAGCACGCGCAGCTTCTGCAGGTCCTGCGCAAACTCGTCCAGCTCGCGGATGCTGTTGGTGGACAGGTTGAGCGTCTCGAGCAGCCGCAGCCCCTGCAGCCGCTCCTTcggcagcagctccagctcgTTCACGCTCAGATCGAGCAGCTGCAGGCTGGCGAGGGCGACGAACGCGCCCGGCGAGATGCGGTTGATGCGATTGTGCGCCAGGTGCAGCCGCTGCACCGCCGGGTACAGCTCGAAGTCTTTGCTAGTGACGATCGACAGGTTGGTGCGGCTGATGACGAGCTCGCGCAGATGCGGGAAGCGCTGCTGGTCGGCGTCGGCCGAGATGCGCTGCAGCGGGTTGCCGGTAAGGTTGAGCCAGGCCAGCCGGGCCAGCGACGCCTCCGAGAGGGCCAGGTTGGGGATGCGCCCGAACCGGTTCGCCGACAGGTCGACGCGCTGCAGGCTGACCGAGTGCTTGAAGAAGTTCTCCGgcagcgccagcagcaggTTGCCGCTCAGATCGAGCGTGTCGAGATGGGGCAGCGTGTCGGCGGTGAACCCGCCCAGCGTCGTGATGCTGTTCGCGTGCAGGTCGAGCGTGCGCAGGTTCGGCAGCCCGCTCAGCTTGTAGAAATCGATCGCCGTCAGCTGGTTGCGGGCCAGCGTCAGCACCTCGAGCGTGGACACGTTCAGCAGGGCGAGGTGCGGGAAGTCCGCCAGCCGGTTGCCGTGCAGCCGCAGCTCCTTGAACACGTGCAGCCCGGCGAAGGAGCCGCGGCGCAGCACGCGCAGCTCGTTCTCGCTCAGATCCAGCCGGACGAGGTTCACGTTGCGCTGGAGCAGGGCGGTGGGCAGGTCGCCGATGGCGCAGCGCGCCAGCTCCAGCACCTGCAGCGAGacgagccgatcgagcagcCCCTCGCGCACCGCCGTAAAGTTGTTCGCGGCGAGGCGCAGCGTGCGCACCGGGCTCGCGTCGAGATGGCGCAGCTCGCCCGCCGGCAGCCGGTTCTCCTCCAGCGTCAGCTCGGCCAGATTGAGCAGCCCGCGGAAGGCGCCCGGCTCGAGCCGCGTCAGGTTGCAGCCGCGCAGGTTCACGCTCGCCACCGGCAGGCCCGGCTGCAGTGCGTCCGCGCCGAGCGTCTGCAGGTTGTTGTAGCTGAGGTCGAGCGTGCGGAGGCCGTGCAGCGCCCCGAACACGTTGGCCCGCAGCGCCCCGAGCAGGTTGTGCGcgagcagcagctcctccagctcgGCCAGCCGGCGGAACAGCTCCGGCTGCAGGTCGCTCAGCCGGTTGCGCGACAGATCGAGCAGCTTGAGCCGCCCGAGCGCATCGAACGTCCCAGGCTCGAGCGCGATCAGCGAGTTGTTGCGCAGGTACAGCTTCTCCAGGTGGACCGTCTCGGCGAACAGGGCGCGGTCGAGCGAGCGCAGCTGGTTGTGCTCCAGCCACACCATCTGCACGCTCGTCTGGCCGCGAAACGCTTGCGCGTGCAGATGGCGCAGCGCGTTGCCGCTGAGCTGGATCGAGAGCAGCGCCGACTCGGCCGGCTGGCCCGCCAGCTCGCCGTCCAGCACCGCCGGCTCGCCCTTCGTGCTGATCAGCTTCCCGTGCGTCGTCACCGCCATCAGCGGCGAGTGGGCGGGCGTGTGCGGCCCGGGCCCGCCGGCAAACACCGCGTCCAGCTCCTCCAGCGCGTTGTCCTGCAGGTTGACGTACTGCAGCTGCGGGCAGCCGCTGAGCGCGCCGCGCTCCACCACCCGCAGCTCGTTGTTCTGCAGATGCAGCTCCATCAGGTCGGCGGCGGGCGCGAACAGCGCCGCCCGGATCTGCCGCAACCGGTTCCCGTTGAGGCGCAGCTCGCGCAGCTTCCCCTGCCGCTGGAACAGCCGCTCGTCCAGCTCGAGCAGCGCGTTCCCGTCGAGCGCTAGCGAGGTCAGCTCGGGCGTCGGCTCGAAAAAGCGCACCGGTATCTTTTCCAGCAGATTGTGGCTGAGGAACAGCTGCTCGAGGTTAGCGAGCGAGGCGAGCGCCTCGCCGTCCAGCCGCTGCAGCGCGTTGTGCTCCATGTACAGCACCTTCACGCCGGTCGAGTTGGCGAAGCAGTCGTCCGTCAGCTCGAGCAGGTTGTTCTCGCTGAGGAAGACCTCGCGCAGCACGGGCAGGTTGGCGAACACGCCGCTCACGTAGTGCACGTGGTTGCGGCTCAGGTCGACCGTGTGCAGCCGCCGGTTCGCCGCGAACACGTCCGGGTCGAGGTAGACGATCCGGTTGTGGCTGAGGTCGAGCGACTGCAGCTCGTGCAGCGACACGAACGCGTCCCGGTGCACCTGCTCGATGAAGTTGTTGTAGAGCGAGAGCGTCTTCAGCGCGGGAAAGGCGCCGAAGATGTCGCCGTACAGCTCGGCGAAGTTGTTCAGGCTGAGGTCGAGGAAGGAGAGCGCCCCGAACCGGGTGTAGCTGTCGTCCGGCTCGAGCGAGGCGATCTCGTTCATCGAGAGGCGCACCAGCCGGAGGTGCTCGAGCTGGCGGAGCGCCAGCGTCGGGAACTGGCGCAACCGGTTCTCGGACAGGTCGAGCTCGGCCAGCGACTCCTCCAGCCCGGCCAGCGCGTTCGTGGGCACGCGCTCGATCTGGTTGCTTTTCAGGTTGAGCTTCACCAGGTGGAGCCCATGGAAGGCGTAGTCCTCCAGCGTGCCGATCTCGTTCGCGTCCAGATCGAGCACCATCAGCTTCTTCAGACCGACGATCGCTTTCGAGGGCACCtggaagggggaggggtggaTGATGTATTATAAAAGCGTCAGAATCAGTTCGAAACGTTAAAATCATGTTAAAATGATAGTTAATGAAGgcggattgcataccttcaggcggaTTCCTTACAAACTGCTAGAATTTAACCCCACCCCCTGAAAGGCATGCAATTTGCTCCTCCAAACACCAAATTTTTGACAACCTTTGCCCCTCGGCACACTTACCTGCGTCAGCTTCCCGTTGATAATGCTCAGACTCTCCAGATGGGACCGCAGTGGCAGCAAACTGTTCGGCTTTAGCTGCTGCAGGCTCGAGTGGGAGAACTGCAGGTGCCGGATGCTCATGTTACCGGCGGCCGCCGAGTCCAAGCCGAGccctacaccaccaccactgccgccAGCAGTGGAGAACGCCGCCCCTTGGAAAAGATCCACCGTCAGCGTCTTGACCGACCGGTCAAAGTCGTACACCGATAGCGACTGGATGGGCGACGAGATGACCTGCAGGGTCGAGCGGAGAGCCGCCAGCGTGATGCCGGGACACTCGAGAAAGATGCCTAAATGAtggggagaaggaggagggtTGGGGTGGCGGGTAATGAAACGAAACCGACGGGAATGATAAGAACGTACTGCATTAAGTGAAATTTTTCGGGCCCAAAGAACCTGTTCCGATGTAAACTACCCGATGGGGAAAAGTGGGCTCAGATAATGATGCGGAGGGGAGATGCTGGCAACGGGGGAAGCCAGTTTCCCGCCTTGCCACAGCTGGCGATTATGTGCGATTATGGCGAAGGGTTTCGGTCTTATCGGTACGCCTGAATCTATGCAACCAGCACCACACGCACCACGGGGGCTGTAGGCGCGCCTGCAAGGTATGCATGCGGTACGACACGGAGAGTGGAACGGGAAATTGagtaataaaaaacacacacacacgcacactacacCACACAACCAAGCTGCTACGTTACCAAGCGTGTGAGATCTTTCCCTTGCCCTCGCCAGGTTCTCTCCGAAATGAAATTATTACGTGACGGTATGTGCAAACGCACACCAGGGGAAAAAGGGGGCAGGCGTGCCCGGGCTCGTGTTACGCAACCGGGACGATAGCGAAACGCAGGCAAGCGCCTCGAGCGGCAAGATTTCAGCGGCAAATGTTTTGCGCACGAAGGCATCGGCCCCGGCAAATCAGTCAGGGATGAACTATGACATACAGCAGACCGCATGTCCGGGGAGATGGAGCATGTGAAGAGGGGCTGCAAGGAGCAGGGAAGGAGGggtaaaacatcaacatcaCACACCCATTACCGGGCGAGTTTTGTTCGCCACACACTCATAATCTCCGGTCCTCTTGCGTGCGATGAAGCGATTGCGATTGGGCTGGGGAAGTGGAAGCTGCAAGATGGAGCGGGATTTTCCGGTCAACACACAACCGAATGTGGTAGAGACggtacgtgtgagtgtgtgtgtgtttgaaagtgttgctttttgaaaattgaaacaagCAACGAACGAATAATCCTGGAATTGTTGTGCTTCCTGCTGCAGGAATCATGTTGAACTAGCTCTCGGGTTTGCTTGTCCCGCTCTCCTGCCCTTCGTCCTGCAACGGAATAACGAGCCGCAACGGGTCGAGAAGCGAAGCTTTCGCCCAAGGCGAAGAGTAATTTGCTCGCGTCAATGTTCATCTTGTATTTTCGTTCGCTTGTCCACACAGACGCCGGCTCCAGCGGGGGCTGACGCATCGATCATAACCCGGTTTTTCGATCCTCGAGCTGTCCTGAAATAACAAGACTAACTTGCCATCGATTCGGGTTGATGGTGGCCGATTGTTGTGtacaaggggggggggatggggggGAGGGTGATCAAGGAGTGTGAAAGGATTTTGCAGAGTTTTCCGAAAGCTTCCTCTAGTCAACCCTGACGCGAGCGAGACAAACCCAATGGTTTTGCGTTGCTGGTTGCATGCATTTAGGGGAATTTCGAACTGCTCGAAATATTTTCTTCCATTTATGTTATTACATTTTTGTATAGCACCAAACAAGACGTGAGGATTGTAGCACTTACCATCTTCAAATTTGTAGCACGGGCAGGCGGAATTTTCCGCAAAGCTCGGACACTCGATATCGTTCACCGCGTACATCGGTGCGGGGCCCGCCTGCCCGCGGCCCTTGCCGGGCGTGTCGGCCGCCCCGGTCCGGTACCGGGTCGTGCCGGAGCCGCCCCCGCCCGTACCGGAGCGCAGCTGCAGCTCCTCCATCTGGCCGCTGTCGACGAGCTGCACGAGCAGCACGAaggccaccgccaccatccgACACCGAGCGTCCGCCCGCAAACGCATTGCTTTGCACACagtgtacacacacgcacgcacacactcacgcaatGACTGACGGCAGTAGGTCGGCTCGTTCCTCACCGCTAACCGTGCACAAATGAACCGGATGGATAGGCAGGCGGGTGGTGGAACTACGATTGCCGGGCATTCCGGGCCAACTGCTTGCTTGGTGAGGGGGTGGACTTGTGTGGGGAAGTGGAACGCACCACTGagacacagcacacaaactcacacacacacacacaaagtacGACACTGGATACTACTGCAGCGGGCAACGGTTGAAAGCTCGTGACAGCATTAAATCtaaacacatttttcttttgcaggCTTCACACGATTTCTACGATctgcaaagagagagaaagaggaaaaatggCTTTCAATTAATCAGTCGAgcagttgatttttttttatgtatgcgccccaaaagtatgcaaaacagTTGTGAAACAGCTTCAAGTGGCATCGATTTGCATATCGGCAGGCGTAGCACAAGAGTCGCGCAGTGTCCACACTTTTTACACTACAATTGTCTACATTTAGGCGAAAACTACACGAAAAGACAAACAACGcctaaaaatatgcaaaataaatatttttattatttccagTGACAAAACGTGCATTTAAATGCTGCtagatgattatttttatagttCTTTTACGTTTTCGTTACTGCACAAGGTCGAAATTGTGCTTCAATTAATTACGATCGTAGGATGGCACTGACATCAACAACCATACTATCCAACAGTTCTGTACCCGACCATTCTGCCTGTCATCAGTGTTGAGTGTTGCGTTTGTCGATGCAGCCACCATGAATTCCGACAAATTAGTTCCTCCCGTCTGGCGGTAGGTGATAAAAAGCTAAAGCCActtgcaccatttgaagcACCCTGTTCCTTCCTCCCCTCCCTACTCCGGCAACCGTACcaacctcatcatcatcgtgatcGCACGGGAAACAGCACGCCACATTACACCGGCAAACCGACTCGTGCTGTCTCTCGTCAAACCTGCTCCACCGAGACAAGGGGCAGAGCTATGACCGACCGATTTTCCGCACCGTTGCGTGTTGCGCTTCCGCTGCAAACCGGAACGGGCGACCCGACCCGAATTCCACCGCTCCATTACTTTTTGCTGGTTTATGCTGCTGCATTTTCTTACCACCGCTGGGAAAGtctacgcgcgcgcgcgcgcgctcgtgtgtgtaCCGCTGTGCACTGCAGCCATTGTTTTATGTCAACggaaaataatgatttttcctgcttcctttttctgtttagtttttattttgaacgtaaaacaaacaaaaaactacatGCAACGCAAGAGTTTTTACATTGTGCGTTGCTTGCCGCACAGTTCCGTGCGACAGCAACTATCACCGGACCCACCGTGGGGACGGTGTCTTAAAGCATGCAGGCGCACCCGGCGCACGCCGGTCGCTCCTGGGCTTCAGAAGTTTCGCCCGCGTTCGCTCGCGAaaacaattttcattttaatgcaTCTTTTATGCACTCACCCGTCGAAAGTTCGTTCCAATTTGCTGCCGTTTAAAAAACGCTCCCGCGAAACACCGCCtgtttcgttcgctttcgACACTCCCCCTTCCGGGTTAAAGCgttaatttaaatgcaaaggggggaacagcaaaaaaaaaagtaaaagtcaCTCACAAAAACCGGTTGCGAAACAACAAGCAATCCTGCTTCCTGACCCGAACCGAACGCAGACGACGAATTTCcttccgttttcttttttggtgtGTAGGTATCCGAGCGGgctgtttcccccccccctgttttcttcttccttaaCTTCCCATTTCTGTCCGGCCAtgaagctgtgtgtgtgtgagtgtcttgGTGCGTGTTTAATGAAGACGAGCTGCTAACTTTATTTTCACCTTTTGCCGCTTACCGGTTACTCTTCATCAAAGCAAACGGAACAAAAGGAAGGCAACAAGTGAACGGCCACGTGTTAATTTCTGGCCGTGCGGAGGCGCGTGGAAAGCAGCCGAGGTTCGCGCGGTCGGTAAAACAGTAACCCCAAGCAGCCGAAGAAAACAACGTTTATTGCCCAGCGGACATTGATggaacgaaacaacaaaaaaaaataataaaacagcgATGAAAAAATGAAGATCCAGATGGAAGACGAGCTTCATGCTTGATACAACCAGCAAACTTCAATTTGTGCTcgtccaacaacaacaacaaaaacattgctGCAAGACAGATAGAACTTTaagggcaacaaaaaaacatgttttcagCAGTGCAATGAAGTGcgatgtttttcttctgctaAGTTTCTTACTAAACTTGTGTGGGACTTTTCTGCAGGTTAATATGGAAGCTAACctcctaaaggtatgcaattgtAAGACATTCAGTGAAGTTTTGAGCCAATCGCGCCTAAAGTTAGGCAATTCTCACTTCGAATGGTTTAGCGGCTGAGTTTGAACAGAAATGTGTTATTCTTTATTGAGAaggaaattaattgaaatgaaaacaatggCCTCGCAGTGGGTTAGATTGTGATTGATACAGCAACAAACGCTCAACACACAGGAAGCGTTGGAGAGCTATGCCTATTTTACATGTAGGCCCCACCGTTGTTAGCAGACGAACAAAATCTgtagtcaaaacaaaaaaacaacaagcagcatacattacagggtttcccacgatttattggtcagttcccatgattttttggtgcgttctcaACGATTTTTTGATGGTAtctcatagatttttggttaaTTCCCATTATTTATTGgcattttccgattggatatcaatacaattggaccaaaaacttctgggaaacggccaaaaaatcgtgggaaaccctgtaatagaTCTACTTTTTAAGGAACTATCTCATTCCTTCTCAAGTGGgtttaaatcaaaattaaatctgtgtacatttttttccatttcccatATTCCCTTCAAACACCTGTCTAGCGGTTTAACACATTGCATACTGTCGGGCGTTAAAATTCCAATATCGTGCGCTGGACAAGTTAACACTGTTTGCTCGCGCGTTGCTTCTGCGAATTATAATACCTTTCCATTCGTTCGTACTATCAGCTTACTGCACCTGCTAGCCAGCACCGGGGCGCAGCAGTGCCGTGGTAACAAAGTTTTCAAACAATTATGCCAATTTCAATGAATGACATCCGCTGCACGCGGCAACTCCCCATTCTCGTCTTTC
The Anopheles arabiensis isolate DONGOLA chromosome X, AaraD3, whole genome shotgun sequence DNA segment above includes these coding regions:
- the LOC120905856 gene encoding chaoptin, translating into MRLRADARCRMVAVAFVLLVQLVDSGQMEELQLRSGTGGGGSGTTRYRTGAADTPGKGRGQAGPAPMYAVNDIECPSFAENSACPCYKFEDGIFLECPGITLAALRSTLQVISSPIQSLSVYDFDRSVKTLTVDLFQGAAFSTAGGSGGGVGLGLDSAAAGNMSIRHLQFSHSSLQQLKPNSLLPLRSHLESLSIINGKLTQVPSKAIVGLKKLMVLDLDANEIGTLEDYAFHGLHLVKLNLKSNQIERVPTNALAGLEESLAELDLSENRLRQFPTLALRQLEHLRLVRLSMNEIASLEPDDSYTRFGALSFLDLSLNNFAELYGDIFGAFPALKTLSLYNNFIEQVHRDAFVSLHELQSLDLSHNRIVYLDPDVFAANRRLHTVDLSRNHVHYVSGVFANLPVLREVFLSENNLLELTDDCFANSTGVKVLYMEHNALQRLDGEALASLANLEQLFLSHNLLEKIPVRFFEPTPELTSLALDGNALLELDERLFQRQGKLRELRLNGNRLRQIRAALFAPAADLMELHLQNNELRVVERGALSGCPQLQYVNLQDNALEELDAVFAGGPGPHTPAHSPLMAVTTHGKLISTKGEPAVLDGELAGQPAESALLSIQLSGNALRHLHAQAFRGQTSVQMVWLEHNQLRSLDRALFAETVHLEKLYLRNNSLIALEPGTFDALGRLKLLDLSRNRLSDLQPELFRRLAELEELLLAHNLLGALRANVFGALHGLRTLDLSYNNLQTLGADALQPGLPVASVNLRGCNLTRLEPGAFRGLLNLAELTLEENRLPAGELRHLDASPVRTLRLAANNFTAVREGLLDRLVSLQVLELARCAIGDLPTALLQRNVNLVRLDLSENELRVLRRGSFAGLHVFKELRLHGNRLADFPHLALLNVSTLEVLTLARNQLTAIDFYKLSGLPNLRTLDLHANSITTLGGFTADTLPHLDTLDLSGNLLLALPENFFKHSVSLQRVDLSANRFGRIPNLALSEASLARLAWLNLTGNPLQRISADADQQRFPHLRELVISRTNLSIVTSKDFELYPAVQRLHLAHNRINRISPGAFVALASLQLLDLSVNELELLPKERLQGLRLLETLNLSTNSIRELDEFAQDLQKLRVLDASANQLERIHKNALRHLGALQELYLNGNRLITVASDAFRTLRALTRLDLRKNYFEYVPLRALKPLETHLQQLRLEDNPLVCSCDTQELWEWLSDHRKWARGYDNVRCEQPAEVQGKLLLTMEPQEFCDVPLILKIAIQDIQPYSVLVSWQSREHSGLHGYHIIYHSLDTVEDIRGKTMNRSSNSAKLNRLSSNTRYLICVLGLGSWLTYHSDINSLLNQSNQLQNQILNSGSAVHSGYAAGDLDASLSNTLLSLMMDTPTSRCTEVRTLDAIGPNPLAEADGMSGRSIIHSILTRRLGLIVGCCLGIVVFIVLVSVLGWLKIKKQRLEAAKRQQQPHQPEFISYRHFSIPNDEHGRDGVAGAMSAVVGGGGGGGGGGVALLDGHPSFISGAVLGTTTTMNGGGPDEHKKLFLTDS